One window of Paludibacter propionicigenes WB4 genomic DNA carries:
- a CDS encoding DedA family protein: MIKKFLFALLFIFSFSALKAAPTESIQSATDTLSVIQHIEEWYKNNTNYYTVTALMACESSVLPVPSEMVIPPAVYIAMDPDSNLNIWLIIFFGTIGALIGASFNYLMAKWLGRLVIYKFADSKIGKSFLLSSEKIMKAETYFNDHGKTSTFVGRFIPVIRHLISIPAGLAKMNYLSFALYTVLGAGLWNCILALLGYLAHGQQDLINKYSHQLSYVFIAAGVILAGWLILKTVRRKKK, from the coding sequence ATGATTAAAAAATTTCTATTCGCTTTATTATTTATTTTTTCATTCTCCGCATTAAAAGCAGCTCCTACTGAAAGTATTCAATCTGCGACTGACACACTTTCAGTCATTCAACACATTGAAGAATGGTATAAAAACAATACCAACTATTATACCGTAACAGCACTCATGGCTTGCGAAAGTTCGGTTTTACCCGTTCCATCGGAAATGGTTATACCACCTGCCGTTTATATAGCCATGGATCCCGACAGCAACTTAAATATCTGGTTGATAATCTTCTTTGGAACAATAGGAGCTTTAATTGGGGCATCTTTCAACTACCTAATGGCTAAATGGCTAGGGCGCTTAGTGATATACAAATTCGCTGACAGCAAAATAGGTAAATCATTTCTGCTGAGTAGCGAGAAAATAATGAAAGCAGAAACCTATTTCAACGACCACGGCAAAACCTCAACCTTTGTAGGTCGTTTTATCCCCGTCATCCGCCATTTAATTTCAATCCCTGCCGGCTTGGCCAAAATGAATTACCTGAGCTTTGCGCTCTACACAGTATTAGGAGCCGGATTGTGGAACTGCATACTGGCTCTATTGGGCTATTTGGCGCATGGACAGCAAGATTTAATAAACAAATACAGCCATCAGTTATCGTATGTATTTATAGCAGCGGGAGTAATTCTTGCCGGTTGGCTGATTTTGAAAACCGTTAGAAGAAAAAAGAAATAA
- a CDS encoding tetratricopeptide repeat protein: MGRKLSFSVDDESNDIVKRYEQFLSGTATGYFDVEELESIVEYYLRHGRTKDCAKALKLGLQLHPNNNTLKTKRAKIYLATGDDKKAFRLLDSLTETTDYEVILLKIEVLTKLGRMKEARELSDNLVANETDDLDNVCLDIAYIYLSQTEYSLALSLLEKGDLFNPNNVELLYELAFCYEQNENFENAIAVNIRIIDIDPFAGEAWFNLGQLYFATQDFTKALDAYEYALAIDEKDSLTCIQKAHVQFQLDMFEEALETYQEYRKMSSYGQWQTDIFIAECYEKMEKYEESISYYKQSLEAHPDNYDALTGIAICLLEQEKYAESMPYINRALEINPEAADAWVYLAEANIGIDDVDNGLLAYLKSIAIDDDQPDTLMAIANIYLEKTEFELAIKFYLAAKGLDDNMEFINLFIAVSYYKVGNMPKAIAYLRVAILENDTAAALFLELCPEATNANLLEE, encoded by the coding sequence ATGGGTCGCAAATTATCTTTTTCCGTGGATGATGAATCCAATGACATAGTTAAACGATACGAACAATTTCTGTCAGGTACAGCTACCGGCTATTTCGATGTTGAAGAGCTGGAAAGCATCGTTGAGTATTATCTGCGTCACGGTAGAACCAAAGACTGTGCTAAAGCACTGAAACTGGGACTTCAGTTACATCCCAACAACAACACTTTAAAAACAAAGCGTGCTAAGATTTATTTGGCTACCGGAGATGACAAAAAAGCTTTTCGGTTATTAGACTCATTGACTGAAACGACTGATTACGAGGTCATTCTCCTTAAAATAGAGGTTCTCACCAAACTTGGCCGAATGAAAGAAGCCCGTGAGTTGAGCGACAATCTGGTGGCTAACGAAACGGACGATTTGGATAATGTTTGTCTTGATATAGCTTACATTTATTTAAGCCAAACCGAGTACAGCCTGGCACTCAGCCTGCTCGAAAAAGGCGACCTTTTCAACCCAAACAACGTAGAATTACTCTATGAATTGGCGTTTTGTTACGAGCAAAATGAGAACTTCGAGAATGCCATTGCCGTAAATATCCGAATCATCGACATTGACCCATTCGCAGGCGAAGCATGGTTTAACCTCGGGCAACTTTATTTTGCCACGCAGGACTTCACCAAAGCACTCGATGCTTACGAATATGCTTTGGCCATCGACGAAAAAGACTCACTTACCTGTATTCAAAAAGCGCATGTTCAGTTCCAGTTGGATATGTTTGAAGAAGCGCTTGAAACCTATCAGGAGTATCGCAAAATGTCTTCGTACGGACAATGGCAAACAGACATTTTCATTGCAGAATGCTATGAAAAAATGGAGAAATACGAAGAATCCATTTCGTACTACAAACAATCACTGGAGGCGCACCCCGATAATTACGACGCGCTGACCGGCATTGCCATCTGCTTATTGGAGCAGGAAAAATATGCTGAAAGTATGCCATACATCAACCGGGCACTTGAAATAAACCCCGAAGCCGCCGATGCATGGGTTTATCTGGCCGAAGCCAACATTGGAATAGACGACGTTGACAATGGCCTGTTGGCTTATCTTAAGTCTATTGCTATTGACGACGACCAACCGGACACATTGATGGCTATTGCTAATATCTACCTTGAAAAGACTGAGTTCGAGCTGGCTATTAAGTTTTATCTCGCTGCTAAAGGACTGGATGACAACATGGAATTTATCAATTTATTCATAGCTGTATCCTATTATAAAGTTGGTAACATGCCTAAAGCAATAGCTTATCTGAGAGTGGCTATTTTAGAAAACGACACTGCAGCTGCGTTATTCCTGGAGTTATGCCCCGAAGCCACTAATGCAAATTTATTAGAAGAATAA
- a CDS encoding NUDIX hydrolase, translating into MHFSVLFTHCPACGSVRFIQNNEKSKRCESCGFVFYMNASAAVAAFIVNSQGELLVCVRGKNPAKGTWDLPGGFVDDNETAEEAMCREIEEELRAQVVEAKYLFSLPNKYEYSGLQIPTLDMFFACKLEDISNLQPSDDVADCFFVPMDEVNPELFGLESIKKAVGMFINKNPQAPKGELD; encoded by the coding sequence ATGCATTTTTCTGTATTATTCACACATTGTCCGGCTTGTGGTTCGGTCAGATTTATTCAAAATAATGAAAAGTCAAAACGATGCGAATCCTGTGGTTTTGTTTTTTATATGAATGCTTCTGCTGCTGTTGCGGCTTTTATTGTAAACAGTCAGGGTGAGCTTTTGGTTTGTGTGCGTGGGAAAAATCCGGCAAAAGGTACCTGGGATTTGCCGGGAGGTTTTGTGGATGATAATGAAACGGCCGAAGAAGCTATGTGTCGCGAGATTGAAGAGGAACTTCGTGCTCAGGTTGTTGAAGCGAAGTACCTGTTTTCGCTTCCGAATAAATATGAGTACAGCGGATTACAGATTCCTACGTTGGATATGTTTTTTGCCTGTAAGTTGGAGGATATATCCAATCTACAACCTTCGGACGATGTTGCGGACTGTTTTTTTGTGCCGATGGACGAAGTTAACCCCGAACTTTTTGGTTTGGAATCAATAAAAAAGGCAGTGGGTATGTTTATAAATAAAAACCCCCAAGCCCCTAAAGGGGAATTGGATTAG
- a CDS encoding tetratricopeptide repeat protein codes for MKKIIVLSLLINLISVGGWAQHTQIFTNSDNQFTQGKELFLERKFAASYRCFEEFMQSVDASKMGQKVEADYYMAANAYELGQENADVLLKNHLELYPYTPFYDAVNNMLGLLESNKKKYKQALEYFNKVDENHLGENETVEFLFAKGYACLQTSNYVQALSIFKNLKEMDTRYNLSSKYYYAYTLYCLGSYKDALPDFLALEDNPAYRNIVSYYIVQIYYAQKDYDQLNDRAERILRDNPDNKNNAEIYRIAGEIAYRKRDYVKAIEHLKNYEKLFPQVLRNDMYLLGMSYFQTKDYTNAVRYLSKVTTDKDEMTENAYLHLGNSYIKLKDYTNARLAYEAALRTSFNKTVREEAMFNYALTSYESTSAFGESISAFEQFLTEFPNSKYTDEAYDYLSSVYMTTKNYDAAYQSILKIKTPNSKLLETKQYLLYQLGTEAFTQNSLGKAIEYFSLSLRSSTTGKYSAECLYWRAESYYRTDKPDLAIRDLKAFFNNSNSKSSANRVAANYLLAYAYFAQKNYPEALNWFLKYTEAETNSGAVTLSDALNRIGDCYFYARNLSKAQLFYSKAVAASPNTADYAMFQSAYVAGLQKNYSSKITKLESLITQYPKSEYTDDAMYEMGRAYLMMDNNEKAIATYQRLLAAQPTSEMARKAALEIGMVYYNEKQNDRAIPAYKNVIAKYPGTDEANTALESLQTLYIEANDVSSYLNYTKSLGHVVKSVNAAVEDSISYLAAEKQYMNGSYDKAIIGLQAYLTGFCPGGKYCTIAQYYLADSYDRADDKANALKAYQAVLKIEGNEFMEEAIIRCAGITYDQKDYSAALDYFKQLQTVAQSTEKKNVARLGILRCSYFLNDYQTTVNIVNEIMSDSRSSAELKSEALYNRAKAYLALKKDVDAAADLKSLAAETRTANGAEAKYLLADLYYRQGKLAESENEVMDFAKKNTPHQFWLARSFVLLADVYIKQNNDFQAKQYLLSLQKNYKPADEIQTMITDRLTAISEREKSTIIN; via the coding sequence ATGAAGAAAATAATTGTTTTAAGTTTACTGATAAATCTGATTTCTGTTGGCGGTTGGGCGCAACATACGCAGATATTTACAAATTCCGATAATCAGTTTACTCAGGGTAAAGAGCTATTTCTTGAGCGAAAGTTTGCAGCCTCATATCGTTGCTTCGAAGAGTTTATGCAATCGGTAGATGCCAGCAAAATGGGACAAAAAGTGGAAGCAGATTATTATATGGCTGCAAATGCCTATGAACTGGGTCAAGAAAATGCGGATGTTTTGCTGAAAAACCATTTGGAACTGTACCCATACACGCCATTTTACGATGCTGTGAATAATATGCTTGGGCTGTTGGAGTCCAACAAAAAGAAATATAAGCAGGCCTTGGAGTATTTTAATAAAGTAGACGAAAATCATTTGGGCGAAAATGAAACGGTCGAATTTTTATTTGCCAAAGGGTACGCATGCCTTCAGACATCAAACTATGTGCAGGCCTTGTCCATTTTCAAGAACCTGAAAGAAATGGATACGCGTTACAATTTGTCCTCAAAGTATTATTACGCCTATACTTTATACTGTCTGGGTAGCTACAAAGATGCTTTGCCTGACTTCCTTGCGTTGGAGGACAATCCGGCTTATAGAAACATAGTTTCATATTACATTGTGCAGATTTATTATGCTCAAAAGGATTACGATCAATTGAACGATAGGGCAGAGCGAATACTAAGAGATAATCCAGATAACAAGAATAATGCAGAAATATACCGCATTGCCGGTGAAATAGCTTACCGCAAACGTGACTATGTCAAGGCTATTGAGCACCTGAAAAATTACGAAAAGCTTTTCCCACAAGTGTTACGAAACGATATGTATCTGCTTGGAATGTCGTATTTCCAGACAAAAGATTATACTAATGCTGTTCGATACTTATCAAAAGTCACGACTGATAAAGACGAAATGACAGAAAATGCTTACCTGCACTTGGGCAATTCGTACATTAAACTGAAAGATTATACCAACGCCCGGTTGGCTTACGAAGCTGCTTTGCGAACCAGTTTCAATAAAACGGTGCGTGAAGAAGCGATGTTTAATTATGCACTTACATCCTACGAAAGCACTTCTGCATTTGGAGAATCAATTTCGGCTTTCGAGCAATTTCTGACTGAATTTCCCAACTCGAAATATACCGATGAGGCTTATGATTATCTGTCGTCCGTTTATATGACCACCAAGAATTATGACGCTGCTTATCAGTCAATTTTGAAAATAAAAACGCCTAACAGTAAGCTGCTCGAAACAAAACAATATTTGTTGTATCAATTAGGAACCGAAGCTTTTACACAGAATAGCTTGGGTAAAGCTATAGAGTATTTCTCTCTTTCGCTGAGGAGTTCAACGACAGGAAAGTATTCGGCTGAATGTCTTTACTGGCGAGCAGAAAGTTATTACCGCACCGATAAACCTGATTTGGCTATTCGCGATTTAAAAGCATTCTTCAATAATAGCAATTCGAAGTCGAGTGCCAATCGTGTAGCGGCTAATTATTTGCTGGCGTACGCTTATTTTGCACAGAAAAATTACCCCGAAGCCCTTAACTGGTTTTTGAAATATACCGAAGCCGAAACCAATTCAGGTGCCGTTACGCTCTCTGATGCATTGAACCGAATCGGCGATTGTTATTTCTATGCCCGAAACTTATCCAAAGCACAACTATTTTACAGCAAAGCAGTTGCAGCCAGTCCGAATACAGCCGATTATGCTATGTTCCAATCGGCATACGTTGCCGGATTGCAGAAAAATTATTCTAGCAAAATAACTAAGCTCGAAAGTTTGATTACCCAGTATCCGAAGTCGGAATATACCGATGATGCCATGTACGAAATGGGGCGTGCTTACCTGATGATGGATAATAATGAAAAGGCTATAGCTACTTATCAACGATTGCTGGCGGCTCAGCCAACAAGTGAGATGGCTCGTAAAGCAGCGCTTGAGATAGGAATGGTTTATTATAACGAAAAACAAAACGACCGGGCTATTCCTGCGTATAAAAATGTGATTGCCAAATATCCCGGAACCGATGAGGCAAATACTGCTCTTGAGAGTTTACAAACGCTTTATATCGAAGCCAATGACGTGTCGTCTTATCTCAATTATACCAAGTCGTTAGGGCATGTGGTAAAATCGGTAAATGCAGCTGTAGAAGATTCTATTTCATATCTGGCTGCCGAAAAACAATATATGAATGGCAGTTACGATAAAGCCATTATCGGTTTACAGGCTTATCTGACCGGATTCTGCCCCGGTGGGAAGTATTGCACTATTGCTCAATATTATCTGGCGGACAGCTATGATAGAGCGGATGACAAAGCCAATGCCCTGAAAGCGTATCAGGCAGTGCTGAAAATAGAAGGAAACGAATTTATGGAAGAAGCGATTATCCGATGTGCGGGTATCACTTACGATCAGAAAGATTACAGTGCAGCATTAGACTATTTCAAGCAATTGCAAACTGTGGCGCAAAGTACCGAGAAGAAGAATGTGGCTCGCTTAGGTATTTTGCGATGCAGTTATTTCCTCAACGATTATCAGACTACGGTGAATATTGTAAATGAAATAATGTCCGACTCCCGTTCGTCGGCAGAACTGAAATCGGAAGCTCTATACAATCGGGCAAAGGCTTATCTGGCATTGAAGAAAGATGTGGATGCTGCTGCCGATTTGAAATCGCTGGCGGCTGAAACCCGTACCGCCAATGGTGCTGAAGCTAAATACCTGTTGGCAGACTTGTATTACCGACAAGGAAAGCTAGCGGAATCAGAAAATGAAGTGATGGATTTTGCCAAAAAGAATACACCGCATCAGTTCTGGCTGGCACGTAGTTTTGTATTGTTGGCCGATGTATATATCAAACAGAATAATGATTTTCAGGCAAAACAATACCTGCTGAGTTTGCAGAAAAACTATAAACCGGCAGATGAAATACAAACCATGATTACCGATCGGTTGACTGCCATAAGCGAACGCGAAAAGAGCACGATTATCAATTGA
- a CDS encoding type I restriction endonuclease — MDFKDQIKQLGERVVRLKDQIQTEEATKNAFIMPFIQALGYDVFNPLEVVPEFTADLGIKKGEKVDYAIMKEGQPIILIECKWWGENLDVHNSQLFRYFHTTKSKFGLLTNGIQFRFYTDLMEANKMDEKPFLEFDFTNMKEQVVFELKKFHKSYFDLNSIVSSASELKYSNEIKRILTNEISEPTPNFVKFFVSQVYAGKATEKVMTQFTEIVKRSLNQFISDIISDRLKSALEKENVKDAEQVKLVEEQAKEEDNKIITTDEEMEGFYIVKSILRTKIDGNRIFFRDFQNFFSVLLDDTIRQTVCRLWFNDEKKYIGFIDENKKDMKFEITRLDDIYNYSEQIIKAAERLIKGDKSKNEKQLTKDLN; from the coding sequence ATGGATTTCAAAGACCAAATCAAACAACTTGGTGAAAGAGTAGTGAGACTCAAAGACCAAATTCAAACCGAAGAAGCAACTAAAAATGCTTTTATTATGCCCTTTATCCAAGCTCTTGGATATGATGTATTCAATCCTCTTGAAGTTGTTCCAGAGTTTACGGCTGATCTGGGAATAAAAAAAGGGGAAAAAGTTGACTATGCAATTATGAAAGAAGGTCAACCAATAATATTAATTGAATGTAAATGGTGGGGAGAAAACTTAGATGTTCATAATTCCCAATTATTTAGATACTTTCATACAACAAAATCAAAGTTTGGTCTACTAACCAATGGGATTCAATTCAGATTTTACACCGATCTAATGGAAGCAAATAAAATGGATGAGAAACCATTTTTAGAATTTGATTTCACTAACATGAAAGAGCAAGTCGTTTTTGAGTTGAAAAAGTTCCATAAATCATATTTCGACTTGAATAGTATCGTAAGTTCAGCAAGTGAACTAAAGTACTCTAATGAAATAAAGAGGATATTGACAAACGAAATAAGCGAACCAACGCCAAACTTCGTCAAGTTTTTTGTCAGTCAGGTATATGCCGGAAAAGCTACTGAAAAAGTAATGACACAATTTACCGAAATTGTAAAACGGTCATTAAACCAATTTATTAGCGATATTATAAGTGACAGGCTTAAATCGGCTTTAGAAAAAGAAAATGTCAAAGACGCTGAACAAGTAAAATTAGTTGAAGAACAAGCAAAGGAAGAAGATAATAAAATTATAACCACGGATGAAGAAATGGAAGGATTCTATATCGTCAAATCAATACTTCGGACAAAAATTGATGGTAATAGAATTTTCTTTAGAGACTTCCAAAACTTTTTCAGTGTTTTATTAGATGACACAATCAGACAAACAGTTTGTAGACTTTGGTTTAACGATGAGAAAAAATATATCGGGTTTATCGACGAGAATAAGAAAGATATGAAGTTTGAAATAACCAGACTAGATGACATTTATAATTATTCAGAGCAAATAATTAAAGCTGCTGAAAGACTAATAAAAGGAGATAAATCGAAAAACGAAAAACAGCTAACTAAGGATCTCAACTAA
- a CDS encoding DUF6261 family protein gives MVRIISAPLTRYRSSQHLFLMNDFIRLVFENPSVSQLAQPYLQDLQKAVDVEIVAEEAERGSMFTEKINELFVLREKYYGAFHNLVDNGLNHFDQNVVDAAKLLERLLNKYSDIQHKTRAEKMTDFTNLSNELQKPEYANAVSIIGARDWTNKIQEINVACTAHADSREKEGVARPKVNVHDARMVVDPLYNAIVDRINATITLNSEAGYTDFVDRLNSKIEGLKNTLAQQKGAKKASDTPTAK, from the coding sequence ATGGTTAGAATTATCTCTGCGCCGCTTACTCGATACAGAAGCTCGCAACATTTGTTTTTAATGAATGACTTTATTCGCTTAGTGTTTGAAAATCCGTCTGTGTCACAGTTGGCACAGCCCTACTTGCAGGATTTGCAAAAGGCTGTGGATGTTGAAATCGTTGCCGAAGAAGCAGAACGAGGCAGTATGTTTACCGAAAAAATTAATGAGCTTTTCGTGCTGCGCGAAAAATATTACGGAGCTTTTCATAATTTGGTTGATAATGGCTTGAACCATTTCGACCAGAATGTAGTTGATGCAGCTAAATTGCTGGAACGCTTACTGAATAAGTATTCCGACATTCAGCACAAAACAAGAGCTGAAAAAATGACTGATTTTACAAACCTCAGTAACGAACTTCAGAAACCCGAGTATGCCAATGCGGTTTCAATAATAGGTGCCAGAGACTGGACAAATAAGATACAGGAAATCAATGTAGCATGTACGGCTCATGCCGATAGTCGTGAAAAGGAAGGGGTAGCCCGTCCGAAGGTAAACGTACACGACGCGCGCATGGTGGTTGACCCGCTTTATAATGCCATTGTAGATAGAATTAATGCAACAATAACTTTAAACAGTGAAGCAGGTTATACTGATTTTGTTGATCGTTTGAACTCCAAAATAGAAGGGCTAAAAAATACCCTGGCTCAGCAAAAAGGTGCGAAAAAAGCTTCGGACACTCCCACTGCGAAATAG
- a CDS encoding DUF2188 domain-containing protein: protein MGKNQHIVPVGEKWGIKGEGNEQYTRIVSTQREAIEIGRGIAQNQHSELLIHGEDGRIRDKRSFGNDPCPPRDKR, encoded by the coding sequence ATGGGTAAAAACCAGCACATTGTCCCCGTTGGAGAAAAATGGGGAATCAAAGGAGAAGGGAACGAACAATACACACGTATTGTTTCTACTCAAAGAGAAGCTATTGAAATTGGACGCGGAATTGCACAAAATCAGCATTCAGAGTTATTAATCCACGGGGAAGATGGTCGAATTAGAGACAAAAGGAGCTTTGGAAATGACCCATGTCCTCCACGCGACAAAAGATAG
- the gltA gene encoding NADPH-dependent glutamate synthase, whose amino-acid sequence MESNEERAQQWRADLRSAMKPKERTDIPRVHMPELDPEYRSHNRVEEVNLGLSAEQAMQEAKRCLDCANPSCMQGCPVGIDIPRFVKNIERGDFQEAARVLKETSALPAVCGRVCPQEKQCEGQCIHLKMKKESVAIGHLERFAADYERESGNISVPKVAEPNNIKIAAVGSGPAGLAFAGDMAKLGYEVVVFEALHEIGGVLKYGIPEFRLPNDIVDVEIQNLQAMGVHFVTNCVVGKTITIKDLEDDGFKGIFVASGAGLPRFMNIKGENFVGVMSSNEYLTRVNLMDAANPDSDTPVFKGKKVAVIGGGNTAMDSVRTARRLGAERAMIVYRRSEEEMPARLEEVKHAKEEGIDFLTLHNPIEYIGNEQGRVTHMRLQVMELGEPDASGRRSPIEIPGKTELIEVDEVVVSVGVSPNPLIPQSVKGLEVSKWGTVVVNNDTMQSAVPIIFAGGDIVRGGATVILAMGDGRKAAAAMDTWIKNS is encoded by the coding sequence ATGGAATCAAACGAAGAAAGAGCTCAACAATGGCGTGCCGATTTGCGCAGCGCCATGAAACCTAAAGAGCGCACCGACATACCTCGTGTTCACATGCCTGAACTTGACCCGGAATACCGCAGTCATAACCGCGTTGAGGAGGTAAACTTAGGACTTAGTGCCGAACAGGCCATGCAGGAAGCCAAACGCTGCCTCGACTGTGCAAACCCCAGCTGTATGCAAGGCTGTCCGGTGGGAATTGACATCCCACGTTTTGTGAAAAATATTGAACGCGGCGATTTCCAGGAAGCAGCCCGCGTACTGAAAGAAACCTCTGCCCTACCCGCCGTATGCGGACGTGTTTGCCCTCAGGAAAAACAATGTGAAGGTCAGTGTATCCATTTAAAAATGAAAAAAGAATCGGTTGCTATCGGACATCTTGAACGATTTGCCGCCGACTACGAACGCGAAAGCGGAAATATCTCTGTACCTAAAGTAGCAGAACCAAACAACATCAAAATTGCTGCCGTAGGATCGGGTCCTGCCGGACTGGCTTTTGCCGGCGACATGGCCAAACTGGGTTACGAAGTAGTGGTTTTTGAAGCATTGCACGAAATCGGCGGTGTGTTGAAATACGGTATCCCTGAATTTCGTTTACCTAACGACATCGTAGATGTCGAAATTCAAAACCTGCAAGCCATGGGTGTTCATTTCGTGACTAACTGCGTGGTTGGAAAAACGATTACGATCAAAGACCTGGAAGACGACGGTTTCAAAGGTATTTTTGTAGCCAGTGGTGCCGGACTGCCTCGCTTTATGAATATCAAGGGCGAAAATTTCGTTGGCGTCATGTCGTCGAACGAATACCTTACCCGCGTCAACCTGATGGATGCCGCCAACCCGGATTCGGACACTCCGGTATTTAAAGGTAAGAAAGTAGCCGTTATCGGTGGTGGAAACACAGCCATGGACTCGGTTCGTACAGCCCGCCGCCTGGGAGCTGAGCGTGCCATGATTGTTTACCGTCGGTCTGAAGAAGAAATGCCTGCCCGTCTGGAAGAAGTAAAACATGCCAAAGAAGAAGGAATTGACTTCCTGACACTGCATAACCCGATTGAATATATCGGCAACGAACAAGGTCGCGTAACACACATGCGACTTCAGGTAATGGAACTGGGCGAACCTGACGCTTCGGGCCGTCGGTCTCCTATAGAAATTCCGGGTAAAACCGAGTTGATCGAAGTGGATGAAGTGGTAGTAAGTGTGGGTGTTTCGCCAAATCCACTTATTCCACAGTCGGTAAAAGGACTGGAAGTATCCAAATGGGGAACCGTGGTAGTAAACAATGACACTATGCAATCGGCAGTGCCTATCATTTTCGCCGGAGGCGACATTGTGCGTGGTGGTGCTACCGTTATTCTTGCCATGGGCGATGGTCGTAAGGCTGCCGCAGCTATGGACACATGGATTAAAAACAGTTGA
- a CDS encoding sulfide/dihydroorotate dehydrogenase-like FAD/NAD-binding protein produces MNKIISKEYFSANVIKFEVEAPLIAKSRKAGHFVMVKVGLKGERIPLTIADADLQKGTITLVVQRMGVSSTKLCALEEGEYITDMVGPLGKATHIENFGTVICACGGVGTAPMMPIVAALKAAGNKVITVLAARTKDLIILEEQMRVNSDEVIIMTDDGSYGTKGLVTNGIESVINREKVDLCVTIGPAIMMKFVSMLTKKYEVPTLASLNTIMVDGTGMCGACRVSIGGKTKFVCVDGPEFDAHQVDFDEMLMRLGGYRDIEREEMEAYSKH; encoded by the coding sequence ATGAATAAAATTATCAGTAAGGAGTATTTCTCTGCCAACGTTATTAAGTTTGAGGTGGAAGCTCCGTTAATTGCCAAGTCGCGTAAAGCCGGCCACTTTGTTATGGTAAAAGTGGGTTTAAAAGGCGAACGCATTCCATTAACCATAGCAGATGCAGACTTACAAAAAGGGACAATAACCCTGGTTGTGCAACGAATGGGTGTTTCGTCTACTAAACTATGCGCACTGGAAGAAGGCGAATATATTACTGATATGGTAGGTCCGCTGGGTAAAGCTACTCACATTGAAAACTTCGGAACAGTGATTTGTGCTTGTGGTGGTGTAGGTACAGCACCCATGATGCCTATCGTGGCTGCATTGAAAGCAGCCGGCAACAAGGTCATTACCGTGTTGGCAGCCCGTACTAAAGACCTGATTATTTTGGAAGAACAAATGCGCGTTAACTCCGATGAAGTTATCATCATGACCGACGACGGATCATACGGAACCAAAGGATTGGTTACAAACGGTATTGAGTCGGTGATAAATCGCGAAAAAGTAGATTTATGCGTAACTATCGGTCCGGCTATCATGATGAAATTTGTGAGCATGCTGACAAAAAAATACGAAGTGCCGACTCTCGCTTCGCTGAACACCATTATGGTGGACGGAACCGGAATGTGTGGTGCATGCCGCGTAAGTATAGGTGGAAAAACAAAATTCGTTTGTGTAGATGGCCCTGAATTCGATGCACATCAGGTAGACTTCGATGAAATGTTGATGCGTTTGGGTGGATACAGAGATATTGAACGCGAAGAAATGGAAGCTTACAGTAAACATTGA